One segment of Pontibacter akesuensis DNA contains the following:
- a CDS encoding DUF1801 domain-containing protein, whose product MRSKTTTNQVDEYVETLSPEKRLLAQEVRRIINSSVAHLEECVRWDCACYFFYGPVCYFASSRSGIHFGFFRGKELADPQRRLVSRNGQNPHVKIRTLEDIDEAYFADLVREAVLLNQN is encoded by the coding sequence ATGAGAAGCAAAACAACAACCAACCAAGTAGACGAGTACGTCGAAACTTTATCTCCTGAGAAGCGCTTGCTGGCACAGGAGGTCCGCCGGATCATCAACTCCTCCGTAGCACACCTGGAAGAATGTGTGCGCTGGGATTGCGCCTGTTACTTCTTTTACGGCCCGGTCTGCTACTTTGCATCCTCCCGCAGCGGCATTCACTTCGGTTTTTTCAGAGGCAAAGAACTTGCAGATCCGCAGCGCCGCCTGGTAAGCCGGAACGGCCAGAACCCGCATGTTAAAATTCGCACCCTCGAAGATATTGATGAGGCTTACTTTGCAGATCTCGTACGCGAAGCAGTGCTTCTAAATCAAAACTAA
- a CDS encoding DsbA family protein — MCAWCYGTTPVIRRLRAIWQSRLQVQVLLGDLQAHASQPLLPRQKEQLAISWHRVQEQITLPFDFNFFTRRDFVFNTEPACRALLCVRLLRPVLTLEVLRAMHSAFFVDNLDLKNTAVLVQLVGMFGISENLFLTLFESEEIQSQLENEFAFVDSLGANTYPSLFLKTKEGPQQLTAGFVQLEELEHRLFQLL; from the coding sequence ATGTGCGCATGGTGCTATGGCACTACGCCTGTCATTCGCCGACTGCGGGCCATCTGGCAGAGCCGTTTGCAGGTGCAGGTACTGTTGGGCGACCTGCAGGCCCATGCTTCCCAGCCGCTGCTGCCCCGGCAGAAAGAGCAGTTGGCCATAAGCTGGCATCGGGTGCAGGAGCAAATAACGCTTCCCTTCGACTTTAATTTTTTCACCCGTCGCGATTTTGTGTTCAACACTGAGCCCGCCTGCCGTGCGCTGCTTTGCGTGCGGCTGCTAAGGCCTGTGCTTACGCTGGAGGTGTTGCGGGCCATGCACTCTGCTTTTTTTGTTGACAACCTGGACTTGAAAAATACAGCGGTTTTAGTGCAGTTGGTGGGAATGTTCGGCATCTCAGAAAACCTGTTCCTGACGCTTTTCGAGTCTGAGGAGATTCAGAGTCAGCTTGAAAACGAATTTGCCTTCGTGGATAGCCTTGGGGCAAATACGTACCCCAGTCTTTTTCTGAAAACAAAAGAGGGGCCTCAGCAGTTAACTGCCGGATTTGTACAGTTGGAGGAACTCGAACACCGTCTTTTTCAGCTACTTTAG
- a CDS encoding SDR family NAD(P)-dependent oxidoreductase, which produces MMSNTYYTNKNVLITGGAQGIGLGMALAFAKAGANTVITDKDEEAGQEAVQRLEQEGQKVIFIHCDVSQEQEVKALLQQVGEKYKQLDTLINNAGIADPFVGPLQEMDMAVFDRVLAVNLRGPLLCAKYALPLLAKAEHPAILNISSTRAFMSEPNTFPYSASKGGLEALTHSLAVSLTEERVRVNAVAPGWIEVGEWQKQSERYEPHHSKEDKAQHPVGRIGMPEDIAEAALFLCSDKAGFITGQTLTIDGGMTVKMIYG; this is translated from the coding sequence ATGATGAGTAACACTTACTACACCAACAAGAATGTTCTGATTACGGGCGGGGCACAGGGTATCGGGCTGGGGATGGCACTGGCTTTTGCAAAGGCGGGCGCCAACACGGTTATCACCGACAAAGACGAAGAGGCAGGGCAGGAGGCGGTGCAGCGGCTGGAGCAGGAGGGCCAAAAAGTAATATTTATACATTGCGACGTGAGCCAGGAGCAGGAGGTAAAAGCACTGCTGCAGCAAGTAGGGGAAAAGTATAAGCAGTTAGATACCCTCATCAACAATGCGGGAATTGCCGATCCGTTTGTGGGCCCGCTGCAGGAGATGGATATGGCTGTGTTTGACAGGGTGTTGGCGGTGAACCTGCGCGGCCCGCTGCTCTGCGCCAAGTATGCGCTGCCGCTGCTGGCGAAGGCTGAACACCCGGCCATACTTAACATTTCGAGCACACGCGCCTTTATGTCTGAGCCGAACACTTTTCCCTACTCGGCTTCTAAAGGTGGGTTGGAGGCACTTACGCATTCGCTGGCGGTAAGCCTGACGGAGGAGCGGGTGCGGGTGAACGCAGTGGCTCCCGGCTGGATTGAGGTGGGGGAGTGGCAGAAGCAAAGCGAGCGTTATGAGCCGCACCACTCCAAGGAGGACAAGGCCCAGCACCCGGTGGGGCGTATCGGCATGCCCGAGGATATTGCGGAGGCTGCCCTCTTTCTCTGCTCCGACAAAGCAGGCTTTATCACCGGCCAAACACTCACGATCGATGGCGGCATGACAGTGAAAATGATTTATGGCTGA
- the cysD gene encoding sulfate adenylyltransferase subunit CysD — protein sequence MTKRYLDYLDQLEAEAIHIMREVAGQFEKPALLFSGGKDSITLVRLAEKAFRPGKFPFPLVHIDTGHNFPEAIRYRDELAERLGEKLIVRNVEDTIKRKSLSEPKGRYASRNGLQTHTLLETIEEFGFDACIGGARRDEEKARAKERIFSVRDEFGQWDPKRQRPELWNIYNGHINKGENVRVFPISNWTELDVWNYIKREEIALPNIYYTHERECLVRDGKLMAWSDFIYQEPDDIVVKRQVRFRTVGDMTCTAAVESIAHDIDGVIAEILESKISERGATRIDDKLSETAMEDRKKGGYF from the coding sequence ATGACTAAGAGATACCTGGATTACCTTGACCAGCTGGAAGCGGAGGCAATTCACATCATGCGCGAGGTTGCGGGGCAGTTTGAGAAGCCGGCCCTGCTCTTTTCGGGCGGCAAAGATTCTATCACGCTGGTGCGTTTGGCCGAGAAAGCGTTTCGACCCGGTAAGTTCCCGTTCCCGCTGGTGCACATCGATACAGGCCACAACTTCCCGGAGGCCATCCGCTACCGCGATGAACTGGCTGAGCGACTGGGCGAGAAGCTGATTGTGCGCAACGTGGAAGACACGATCAAACGCAAAAGCCTTTCGGAGCCGAAGGGACGTTATGCCAGCCGCAACGGACTGCAAACGCATACCTTACTGGAAACGATTGAGGAGTTTGGATTTGATGCCTGCATCGGTGGTGCCCGACGCGACGAAGAGAAAGCCCGTGCCAAGGAACGCATCTTTTCGGTGCGTGATGAATTTGGCCAGTGGGACCCGAAGCGCCAGCGCCCCGAGCTTTGGAACATCTACAACGGCCACATCAACAAAGGTGAAAATGTGCGCGTGTTCCCGATCTCCAACTGGACAGAACTGGACGTGTGGAACTACATCAAACGAGAGGAAATAGCCCTGCCAAACATTTACTACACGCACGAGCGCGAGTGCCTGGTGCGGGATGGCAAGCTGATGGCCTGGTCTGATTTTATTTACCAGGAGCCGGACGATATCGTTGTGAAGCGGCAGGTACGATTCCGCACGGTGGGCGACATGACCTGTACGGCTGCGGTAGAATCAATTGCCCATGACATTGACGGCGTGATTGCCGAGATTCTGGAGTCTAAAATTAGTGAGCGTGGCGCCACCCGCATCGACGACAAGCTGTCGGAGACGGCGATGGAAGACCGTAAGAAAGGAGGATACTTTTAA
- a CDS encoding phosphoadenylyl-sulfate reductase yields the protein MDLSQGLLAKLDSLRNALAELPAEEGLRILAQEFEGSIAFSSSLGVEDQLITHFIFENDLPVRVFTLDTGRLFNEAYTLLHKTNNHYGKKIEVYFPKHEAVEQLVNEKGPMSFYNSIDDRKQCCYIRKVEPLNRALEGVQIWVTGIRADQSGARQDLQLLEWDEAHQLIKYNPLLHYTLDDVWAAIKALNIPYNPLHDKGFVSIGCAPCTRAIAEGEDFRAGRWWWEDNSKKECGLHAR from the coding sequence ATGGATTTATCACAAGGATTGCTGGCGAAGCTCGATAGCCTGCGCAACGCCCTCGCCGAACTTCCGGCGGAAGAGGGACTGCGCATCCTGGCACAGGAGTTTGAGGGCAGTATTGCTTTTTCCTCCAGTTTGGGCGTGGAAGACCAGCTCATCACGCACTTTATTTTCGAGAATGATTTGCCGGTGCGCGTTTTCACGCTGGATACGGGGCGCCTCTTTAACGAGGCCTATACCCTGCTGCACAAAACGAACAACCACTACGGCAAAAAGATAGAAGTATACTTCCCCAAGCACGAGGCCGTGGAGCAGCTCGTGAACGAGAAAGGGCCGATGAGCTTCTACAACTCCATCGACGATCGCAAACAGTGCTGCTACATCCGCAAAGTGGAGCCGCTGAACCGGGCCCTGGAAGGCGTGCAGATTTGGGTAACCGGCATCCGCGCCGACCAATCAGGAGCCCGGCAGGACCTGCAGCTGCTGGAGTGGGACGAGGCGCACCAACTCATTAAGTATAACCCACTGCTGCACTATACTCTGGATGACGTGTGGGCGGCCATCAAAGCGCTTAACATTCCTTACAACCCGCTGCACGACAAGGGCTTTGTAAGTATAGGCTGCGCCCCTTGTACCCGTGCCATTGCTGAAGGCGAGGATTTCCGCGCCGGCCGCTGGTGGTGGGAGGATAACTCCAAAAAGGAATGCGGCCTGCACGCGCGATAA
- a CDS encoding PQQ-dependent sugar dehydrogenase gives MKTRTYATLTYFCRHALGAVAFVLLTGQAFAQKSTVKTDAGDIKVETLAENLNRPWGMAFLPDNRLLVTERSGTLRILDQNNKLSAPIKGTPEVFAKGQGGMLDVALDPDFKQNKLVYLSFADPGENGTASTAVGRGRLEGNELKDFKMLFQQKPQIEGPNHFGGRIAFTPEGHLILTTGERFQFDPAQDLSNHLGTVIRLNRDGSVPKDNPFVGKANARDEIWSYGHRNIESAAIDPATGKLWIVEMGPMGGDELNQPKAGKNYGWPVVSWGDNYDGSKIPRPNTRPEFADAAIHWTPTISPSGMVFYTANMFPEWKGTALIGGLTSTGLVRVKVNGEKAEEVERIPLVVRVRDVEQAPDGSIYVLTDQSNGKVLRLKPLK, from the coding sequence ATGAAAACACGAACATACGCTACACTTACATACTTCTGCCGCCATGCTTTGGGAGCAGTGGCCTTTGTGTTGCTGACCGGACAGGCTTTCGCACAAAAATCAACTGTTAAGACCGATGCCGGCGACATAAAGGTAGAAACACTGGCCGAGAACCTGAACCGTCCGTGGGGCATGGCGTTTCTGCCTGACAACCGTTTGCTGGTGACTGAACGCTCCGGCACACTCCGAATCCTGGACCAGAACAACAAGCTTTCCGCACCAATCAAAGGTACGCCAGAAGTCTTTGCCAAAGGACAAGGCGGTATGCTGGATGTTGCCCTTGATCCTGATTTTAAGCAAAATAAACTGGTATACCTGTCGTTTGCCGACCCCGGGGAGAACGGCACCGCCTCTACCGCTGTAGGCCGTGGCAGGCTGGAGGGCAATGAGCTCAAAGACTTTAAAATGCTTTTTCAGCAGAAGCCACAAATAGAAGGGCCAAACCATTTTGGAGGCCGCATTGCCTTCACTCCTGAGGGCCATCTTATACTTACCACCGGCGAGCGTTTTCAGTTCGACCCTGCGCAGGACCTTTCCAACCACCTGGGCACTGTTATTCGCCTGAACCGCGATGGCTCCGTGCCGAAGGATAATCCTTTTGTAGGGAAAGCGAATGCGCGTGACGAGATATGGTCGTATGGCCACCGAAACATTGAAAGCGCCGCCATCGACCCGGCCACAGGCAAACTTTGGATTGTTGAGATGGGCCCGATGGGGGGCGATGAGTTAAACCAGCCGAAAGCTGGTAAGAATTACGGCTGGCCGGTGGTAAGCTGGGGCGACAACTATGATGGCTCTAAAATACCGCGACCAAATACACGACCTGAGTTCGCTGATGCAGCTATCCACTGGACGCCTACCATCTCCCCTTCCGGCATGGTGTTTTATACAGCCAACATGTTTCCGGAATGGAAGGGAACCGCGCTGATCGGCGGCCTTACGAGCACCGGGCTGGTGCGGGTAAAAGTAAACGGGGAGAAGGCCGAGGAGGTAGAGCGAATACCATTAGTGGTGCGTGTAAGGGATGTGGAGCAGGCACCAGACGGTTCTATCTATGTGCTAACAGACCAGAGCAACGGAAAGGTACTCCGGCTGAAGCCTTTAAAGTAA
- a CDS encoding cation diffusion facilitator family transporter, giving the protein MAHNHDHAGGHGHHHHGAGSNIKVAFFLNLGFTVLEIFGGLWINSVAILSDALHDLGDSLSLGLAWYFEKVAKRGRNEKYTFGYKRFSLLGAVINSVILLVGSFFILWEAVPRIWDPQEVNAPGMMAFAVIGILVNGAAVLRLKSGDSLNERAVRLHLLEDVLGWVAVLVGGIVMYFYDVPFLDPLLSVIITLYVLYNVIGNLRDTSKILLQASPPHIKPDDVAAKLKSVEEIKSLHDLHIWTLDGSYNVLTMHAVVAPNLPAQQAQDLKKRVRSLMADMDIQHVTLELEAPGEECSHQSAI; this is encoded by the coding sequence ATGGCACACAACCACGATCATGCAGGCGGCCACGGACATCACCACCACGGCGCCGGCAGCAACATCAAAGTAGCTTTTTTCCTGAACCTGGGCTTTACGGTGCTCGAGATTTTCGGCGGGCTCTGGATCAACAGCGTGGCCATTCTTTCGGACGCCCTGCACGACCTGGGTGATTCCCTATCGCTGGGACTGGCCTGGTACTTCGAAAAAGTTGCCAAGCGGGGGCGCAACGAGAAGTATACGTTCGGCTACAAAAGGTTCTCGCTGCTGGGAGCCGTCATCAACTCAGTTATCCTGCTGGTTGGTTCCTTCTTTATACTTTGGGAGGCGGTACCCCGCATCTGGGACCCGCAGGAGGTAAACGCACCCGGTATGATGGCCTTTGCCGTGATAGGCATATTGGTGAACGGTGCTGCCGTTCTTCGCCTGAAAAGCGGCGATTCGCTTAATGAGCGCGCCGTAAGGCTGCACTTGCTCGAGGATGTATTGGGCTGGGTCGCGGTACTGGTTGGCGGTATTGTCATGTATTTTTATGATGTACCGTTCCTGGACCCGCTGCTTTCTGTCATTATTACCCTGTACGTGCTGTACAATGTTATCGGCAACCTGCGCGACACATCCAAGATCCTGCTGCAGGCTTCCCCACCGCACATCAAGCCCGACGATGTAGCCGCAAAACTAAAGAGCGTGGAAGAAATAAAATCACTGCACGACCTGCACATCTGGACGCTGGACGGAAGCTACAATGTGCTCACGATGCACGCCGTGGTAGCGCCAAACCTACCAGCGCAACAGGCACAGGACCTTAAAAAGCGTGTCAGGAGCCTGATGGCTGACATGGACATACAGCACGTGACACTGGAACTGGAAGCACCAGGCGAAGAGTGCAGCCACCAAAGTGCCATCTAA